From a region of the Rhipicephalus microplus isolate Deutch F79 chromosome X, USDA_Rmic, whole genome shotgun sequence genome:
- the LOC142776296 gene encoding peroxynitrite isomerase THAP4-like isoform X2, with translation MRTMPSTCVAVGCQNTYTTAGISFHAFPKSAKLRKLWVIAVRREKWEPSSRSVLCSAHFQDDDFVHDRSIFDQLPVKMKRMLKPGVVPTIFSHRKPASGKPRPAFEKRRRQEIVRNALASAEAVRVSDGHCMPSTSSGALDAYQAGNRTFSPMANAEAVSQPVLVPAKLRDQAHHFQPWTLHLYDS, from the exons ATGCGTACGATGCCATCAACATGCGTGGCTGTAGGCTGCCAGAACACGTATACCACGGCCGGGATCAGCTTTCACGCTTTTCCGAAGAGTGCAAAGCTCCGTAAGTTGTGGGTTATCGCAGTGCGGCGAGAGAAGTGGGAGCCGTCGAGTCGTTCGGTGCTTTGCTCAGCGCACTTCCAGGACGACGACTTCGTGCACGACCGTTCTATTTTCGACCAATTGCCGGTCAAAATGAAAAGAATGTTGAAGCCTGGCGTGGTGCCTACTATATTCAGTCACCGCAAACCCGCCAGCGGGAAGCCCCGACCAGCGTTCGAGAAGCGTCGGCGACAAGAG ATCGTTAGGAATGCACTGGCAAGTGCCGAAGCTGTCCGTGTTTCCGACGGGCACTGCATGCCGTCGACGAGTTCCGGTGCGCTTGACGCCTACCAGGCTGGCAACCGGACGTTCTCTCCGATGGCGAATGCTGAG GCAGTTTCACAACCTGTCCTGGTACCTGCTAAGCTGAGAGACCAGGCTCACCACTTCCAACCTTGGACCCTGCATCTGTATGACTCATAA
- the LOC142776296 gene encoding THAP domain-containing protein 11-like isoform X4, whose protein sequence is MGGFTCCVPGCYNNSTRDKGLGFYVFPKEQKLRETWIQRINRAGRGGRFSKFTPTTGHRVCGAHFEGGKKTYMNRVPTIFPLRPQKVERRRPLIRTQAVSQPVLVPAKLRDQAHHFQPWTLHLYDS, encoded by the exons ATGGGAGGATTTACGTGCTGTGTTCCTGGATGCTACAACAACAGCACAAGGGATAAAGGCTTGGGTTTCTACGTCTTTCCTAAAGAGCAAAAGCTTCGGGAGACGTGGATTCAGCGTATCAACAGGGCTGGACGGGGCGGCAG GTTCTCCAAGTTTACGCCTACCACGGGACACCGAGTATGTGGTGCCCACTTCGAAGGAGGAAAAAAGACTTACATGAACAGAGTGCCCACAATCTTCCCGCTGAGACCGCAAAAGGTGGAAAGGAGGCGACCACTCATAAGGACACAG GCAGTTTCACAACCTGTCCTGGTACCTGCTAAGCTGAGAGACCAGGCTCACCACTTCCAACCTTGGACCCTGCATCTGTATGACTCATAA
- the LOC142776296 gene encoding uncharacterized protein LOC142776296 isoform X1 — protein sequence MIQLKHDVVNPGHGTGTKAVLGLDLNKAFDNVSHEAILNNLSEIGPGVRTFRYIRSFLEGRTAEISIGDIKSDSFALGGKGTPQGSVLSPFLFNIALIKIPPRLEEIPGLKHTFYADDITLWVTRGSDAHLEETLQQAVNIVEELAGEAGLSCSRPKSELFVVRDKPRGLHARHYIPPPPLEVKVGGRPVAEAQTIRILGLYLQTNRKNRVALEKLKTTVNATVRLIRRIANRKSGVKEKELCKLVQAFVLSRITYATPYMKLDAAEKSKVEAMIRQAYKAALGLPNNAPTERLLKLGVHNTLDELWEVHLVMQHARLSTTKAGRIILERIGIGAEAPTGDTKIQVRRELHKALYIKPLPKNMHPIHHAQRRQARARALHVEYGEYKAAVYTDVAEYKDKDAFVIVVVDRRGRLITSGSVKTRPSETAEEAAIALAITNSQSDLIFSDSKTAIRNLARGRISATAARFLHRATGRETREIEIVWVPAHSGNPGNEAAHLNARGFVSRVGEPPVPGRSARDGLVSFHDITNHYKLERRFYPPPHKRLTKAQECVWRKLQTRSFPNPYVLNKMYPEEIKPQCKWCQAVATYDHILWECSIVPPPVDIMRDPSLEHWEAVLTSSDPVVQLRVVEWATQVAANLGLMAI from the coding sequence atgatacagttaaaacatgatgtagtcaatcccgggcatggcacgggcaccaaagctgtattggggcttgacctgaataaagctttcgacaatgtttcgcatgaggcaatattgaataacctatcggaaattggcccaggggtcaggacatttcgctacatcagatcattcttggagggccgaaccgcagaaatttcaataggagatatcaaatcggactcattcgcgttgggaggcaaagggacgccgcagggttcagttttgtcaccgttcctgtttaacatcgccttaattaaaataccgccgaggctggaggagataccgggactcaaacacacattttatgcagatgatattactctatgggtaaccaggggtagtgacgcgcatctggaagaaacactgcaacaggcagttaatattgtcgaagagttggcaggggaggcgggactttcatgctctcggccaaagtccgagctctttgtggttcgggacaaacccagagggctacatgcaagacactatattccgccaccgccgttagaggtaaaggtagggggtaggccggtagctgaagctcaaacgattagaattcttggcctatatctgcaaactaaccggaagaatagggtggcccttgaaaaacttaagaccacggtcaatgctactgtcaggctaatcagaagaatcgctaaccgtaaaagcggggttaaagaaaaagaactctgtaagctggtacaggcgtttgtgctcagcaggattacttacgcgacaccttatatgaagttggatgccgcagaaaaaagtaaggtcgaggctatgatccggcaagcttacaaggcagcgcttgggttgcctaacaacgcgcctacagaaaggctgttaaaactaggggtacacaacaccctggatgaattatgggaggtgcatctggtgatgcagcacgctaggctttcgacaaccaaagcgggcaggattatattggaaaggattggcattggagcagaggctcccactggggacactaaaattcaggtgcggcgagagttacataaggccctgtacataaaacctttgcccaaaaatatgcatccgattcaccatgcgcagcgcaggcaggcaagagccagagctttacacgttgagtacggcgagtacaaagcggcagtctatacagatgttgcggaatataaggacaaagacgcttttgtgattgtggtggtggacaggcgggggcgcttgatcacttctggatcggtcaaaacccgtccctcggaaactgcagaggaagcggcaatagcgctagctataactaattcgcagtcagatttgattttcagtgattcaaagacagccatccgaaatctggcgaggggcagaatatcggcgaccgctgcacgatttctgcatagggccacgggacgagaaacgagagaaatagaaattgtctgggtaccagcacactctgggaaccctgggaacgaggcggctcacctgaatgctcgaggtttcgtcagccgggtaggtgagccgccagttccggggaggtccgcgagagatgggctggtgtcttttcatgacataacgaatcattataaactagagcggaggttttatccgcccccgcacaagcggttgactaaggcgcaggaatgcgtctggagaaaactgcagacgcgatcttttcccaacccttacgtgttgaacaaaatgtacccggaggagattaagccgcaatgcaaatggtgtcaggctgtggcaacatatgatcacatactttgggaatgtagcatagtgccgccgccggtggatattatgcgtgatccctctcttgagcactgggaggccgtgttgaccagctcagacccagtcgtccagttaagggtcgtggagtgggccacacaggtcgccgccaaccttgggttgatggccatctaa
- the LOC142776296 gene encoding THAP domain-containing protein 11-like isoform X3: MGGFTCCVPGCYNNSTRDKGLGFYVFPKEQKLRETWIQRINRAGRGGRFSKFTPTTGHRVCGAHFEGGKKTYMNRVPTIFPLRPQKVERRRPLIRTQLRRCVTHDHNYWKKSRDIASQTDEMLDTRALSKGVQIECDKELASSGTQCCF; this comes from the exons ATGGGAGGATTTACGTGCTGTGTTCCTGGATGCTACAACAACAGCACAAGGGATAAAGGCTTGGGTTTCTACGTCTTTCCTAAAGAGCAAAAGCTTCGGGAGACGTGGATTCAGCGTATCAACAGGGCTGGACGGGGCGGCAG GTTCTCCAAGTTTACGCCTACCACGGGACACCGAGTATGTGGTGCCCACTTCGAAGGAGGAAAAAAGACTTACATGAACAGAGTGCCCACAATCTTCCCGCTGAGACCGCAAAAGGTGGAAAGGAGGCGACCACTCATAAGGACACAG CTTCGAAGGTGTGTCACTCACGACCACAACTACTGGAAGAAGTCTCGTGACATCGCTTCCCAAACTGACGAGATGCTGGACACACGAGCACTGTCAAAAG GTGTGCAAATAGAATGTGACAAAGAACTCGCATCCTCGGGGACGCAGTGCTGCTTTTAG